One window of the Carnobacterium maltaromaticum DSM 20342 genome contains the following:
- a CDS encoding nucleoside deaminase, translated as MIILTRESHEFYLKRCIELSQSARDNGNTPFGALLVDAEGSILLEQENIEITEHICTGHAETSLAARASQKYDKDFLWECTLYTTAEPCAMCTGAIYWGNIGTIVFAMTEKRLLELTGDNDQNPTFNLPSSEIIARGQKDIQIIGPFPSVEMEAAAVHEGYWD; from the coding sequence ATGATTATATTGACAAGAGAGAGCCATGAGTTTTACTTAAAACGGTGTATTGAACTATCACAAAGTGCAAGAGACAATGGAAATACCCCTTTTGGAGCATTGTTAGTGGATGCAGAAGGAAGCATTTTGCTTGAACAAGAAAACATTGAGATCACAGAACATATTTGTACTGGGCACGCAGAAACGTCTTTAGCAGCCCGTGCATCACAAAAATATGATAAAGACTTTTTATGGGAATGTACCTTATACACAACAGCTGAACCATGTGCAATGTGTACAGGAGCTATTTACTGGGGGAACATTGGAACTATTGTTTTTGCCATGACTGAAAAGCGTCTTTTAGAGCTAACAGGCGATAATGATCAAAACCCAACATTTAATTTACCTAGTAGTGAAATTATTGCTCGTGGTCAAAAAGATATCCAAATTATTGGACCTTTTCCAAGTGTTGAAATGGAAGCTGCCGCTGTTCATGAAGGATACTGGGATTAA
- the hemW gene encoding radical SAM family heme chaperone HemW, which yields MTAAYIHIPFCEHICFYCDFNKVFLEGQPVDEYVDLLVREMKLTMEQQGETEIETIYVGGGTPTTLNEKQLDRLLIGIKENLPFKIGNEFTFEANPGDLSVEKLQVLHDHGVNRLSMGVQSFNDDLLKKIGRIHRVSDVYQSISNARQVGFENISIDLIYRLPGQTEADFESSLKKALELDLPHYSTYSLILENKTIFYNIMRQGKLPLPTEDAEANMYQMAIDQMADKGRKQYEISNYALPGYESKHNLIYWKNEKYYGFGAGAHGYLGGHRYQNNGPIQQYLKPLREHKLPVLRNQKLSLEEKIEEELFLGLRKLQGVSIEHFFDKFQVSVFDIYQETIEELVEAGLLEVSQQWLRLTPRGKFLGNEVFQAFLLSDGKNK from the coding sequence TCTTAGAAGGTCAACCAGTTGATGAATACGTGGATTTACTGGTTAGGGAAATGAAATTAACAATGGAACAACAAGGAGAAACCGAAATCGAAACGATTTATGTTGGTGGTGGGACTCCAACAACATTAAATGAAAAACAATTAGATCGTTTATTAATTGGAATCAAGGAAAATTTACCTTTTAAAATTGGGAATGAATTTACTTTTGAAGCGAATCCTGGTGATTTGTCAGTTGAAAAATTACAAGTTTTACATGACCATGGAGTCAATCGTTTAAGTATGGGCGTTCAATCATTCAATGATGACTTACTAAAAAAGATTGGACGAATCCACCGTGTTTCCGATGTCTATCAATCTATTAGTAACGCCAGACAAGTCGGTTTTGAAAACATCAGCATTGACCTTATTTATCGCTTACCAGGTCAAACTGAGGCTGATTTTGAATCAAGTTTAAAAAAAGCTTTAGAGCTAGATTTACCTCATTATTCTACCTATTCGTTAATTTTAGAGAACAAGACGATTTTTTATAATATAATGCGGCAAGGGAAGCTGCCTTTACCGACGGAAGATGCTGAGGCTAATATGTATCAAATGGCTATTGATCAAATGGCGGACAAAGGGCGTAAGCAATACGAAATTAGTAACTATGCTTTACCAGGTTATGAGTCTAAACATAACTTGATTTATTGGAAAAATGAAAAATATTATGGTTTTGGTGCTGGTGCTCATGGCTATTTAGGTGGACATCGTTACCAAAATAATGGTCCAATCCAACAATATTTAAAACCTTTAAGAGAGCATAAATTGCCAGTTTTAAGAAACCAAAAATTATCACTTGAGGAAAAAATAGAAGAAGAATTATTCTTAGGTTTGCGCAAGTTGCAAGGTGTGAGCATTGAACACTTTTTCGACAAATTTCAAGTTTCTGTTTTTGATATCTATCAAGAAACGATTGAGGAATTAGTTGAAGCTGGTTTGTTAGAAGTCAGCCAACAGTGGTTACGTTTAACTCCTAGAGGGAAATTTCTAGGCAACGAAGTTTTTCAAGCGTTCTTATTGAGCGATGGAAAAAATAAATAA